The Trueperaceae bacterium genomic interval TACGACCCACACTCTGAAAAGCAGGGCATCGCCGAGGTGATCATCGGCAAGCAGCGCAACGGCCCCGTGGGGACGGTCGAGCTCCAGTTCCACAACGCCCACGTGCGCTTCAACGACCTGGCGCGGTCGACAGGCTAGGGACCCAGCGACGAGGCAGCTGCGATCGCGGAACTCGACAACTACCTGTCCTTGACGAGGACTCGACCGATCGCCAGGTCATCAGCCGGTTGTAGAGTCGGCCGGCCACCGCTGGGAGCCAGCAGCCAACCCTCTCCTGCTCCTTTTCTGAACGAACGCTGAATCCAGAAAGCGCCTAAGGCATCAAACTCTTCTCACTGACGCCGCTTAGAGTGGCTTATGGGGAAAGTGCCAGTGCGCGGGCTGGTCGTGGCAGCAGTGATCATCGCTCTCGTCGCTTTCATCGCTAGCCAGAGCGGGCAGCGCGCGAGTGGCGAGGTGCAACCCTACTCATATCTCGAACGACAGATCGAAGCCGGCAACGTCGAGAGCATCACGGTCGAGCAGAACGAGTTGAGAGTCACGCCGGTCGAAGGCGAGCCTTTCACCACGTTCCTGGCCTCTCCGCCTGCCGACCTCTCGCGCTTCTCGGAACGAGGTATCGAGGTGGAAGCAGTGCCCGAGGGTCAGAACTGGAGCAGCATCCTCATCTACCTGCTCCCCGTACTCCTCATGGTCGGTTTCCTCTTCTATCTGATGCGTGGCGCACGGGGCGGCGGCGACGGGGCCGTGTCGTTCGGCAAGAGCAAGGCCCGTTTGGTGACCGAGGAGAACAGCACGACTCTGTTCAAGGACGTGGCCGGCGTCGACGAGGCCAAGTCTGACCTCACCGAGGTAGTCGAGTTCCTGAAGAATCCGGGCAAGTTCCACGCGCTCGGCGCCCGGATCCCCCACGGCGTGCTGATGGTGGGGCCGCCGGGATCGGGCAAGACGCACCTCGCCAAGGCCGTGGCAGGAGAAGCCAAGGTGCCCTTCTACAGCATCTCCGGCTCGGATTTCGTGGAGATGTTCGTAGGAGTGGGCGCGGCCCGCGTTCGCGACCTGTTCGAGACCGCCAAGAAGAACGCCCCCTGCATCGTCTTCATCGATGAGATCGACGCCGTGGGTCGTCGCCGCGGCCTCTCGCTCAACGGTGGCAACGACGAACGGGAGCAGACGCTCAACGCCCTGCTCGTCGAAATGGACGGTTTCGAGTCGCAGCACGACATCATCCTCATCGCTGCCACCAACCGTCCCGACGTCCTCGACCCCGCCCTACTGCGCCCCGGGCGCTTCGACCGCCAGGTGGTGGTGGACGCCCCCGACGTTCGTGGCCGCGAGGCGATCCTCAAGATCCACGGCCGGGGGAAACCGCTCTCGCGGGCCGTCGACCTGCACCGGGTGGCGAGGCGGACGCCTGGGTTCGTGGGCGCCGACCTCGAGAACCTGCTGAACGAGGCCGCGCTGGTTGCGGCCCGGAACAACCGTCGTGAGATCATCCCGGACGACATCGACGAAGCGGCCGATCGGGTGGTGATGGGACCGGAACGGCGCTCGCGGGTCATCAGCGAACGCGAGAAGCGGATCACCGCCTATC includes:
- the ftsH gene encoding ATP-dependent zinc metalloprotease FtsH, translated to MGKVPVRGLVVAAVIIALVAFIASQSGQRASGEVQPYSYLERQIEAGNVESITVEQNELRVTPVEGEPFTTFLASPPADLSRFSERGIEVEAVPEGQNWSSILIYLLPVLLMVGFLFYLMRGARGGGDGAVSFGKSKARLVTEENSTTLFKDVAGVDEAKSDLTEVVEFLKNPGKFHALGARIPHGVLMVGPPGSGKTHLAKAVAGEAKVPFYSISGSDFVEMFVGVGAARVRDLFETAKKNAPCIVFIDEIDAVGRRRGLSLNGGNDEREQTLNALLVEMDGFESQHDIILIAATNRPDVLDPALLRPGRFDRQVVVDAPDVRGREAILKIHGRGKPLSRAVDLHRVARRTPGFVGADLENLLNEAALVAARNNRREIIPDDIDEAADRVVMGPERRSRVISEREKRITAYHEAGHALTAHLLEHTDPVHKITIVPRGRAMGYVMQFPEEDRLSITRLALLDRIAVALAGRATEELIFGDVTTGAQNDFQQATDIARRMVTRWGMSDVLGKISLSSSSESYLGEYEGARAYSEETARTVDVEVKTIIDEQYNRVAKLLSEHRSDLDRIVEVLLERETLHADEFDLVIRGEQLPDPPESGPPPPTPEPRARGAVAGEDKSQNPRLPPGMLPRPG